Proteins from one Mucilaginibacter jinjuensis genomic window:
- a CDS encoding SLBB domain-containing protein, translating to MRIKYVLFILLILLTATYRQGNAQSLSLSNIQNIKISQLSDDQITQLWQKIQDSGISEDQAYKLMLQKGLPEDQVQALKDRVTLLGLNSKSGGKKTYNKSEKDKIDFSRDSDNTVIKPVAPPVQAAPAQLNVYGMDFFTQNAVKFEPNSNLATPKGYVIGPGDELIVLITGLNESSVRSKVTPEGNLQIPYAGIVYVNGFTIEQATNLIRGKMTKIYPGLRNGQTQLSVNLGNTRSIKITIVGEVKTPGSYTMSSLSTLYNALYNSGGPTPNGSLRYIELIRNNKVYKTVDFYSFLQHALLDGNVRLEDQDVIRVPVYKKHVAIRGEIKRPAIYELKEGEQLDDLIKYAGGFTDIAYQGIAKIEQINALEREVKDVPANLFANFTPRNGDMVTIGAITNRYANRVVLEGAVFRPGPYELTAGLSLGSLLKLAQGLKPEAYTDRGYIKRTLPNLERQFISFKPADILAGKNDIPLLREDTITIQEESVFISQQAVTVAGHVRNPSKFIYRKGMKLADVIAMAGGFDDQAAEHHVEVSRIIKNTQDSVSNQVAKTFTVDMTQGSNNDLDLEPLDYIYVQRLVNYRSLGNVSVRGEVLFPGDYPVQRRDETAQDFLQRAGGLTPYGSIQNAQVYRKGVRVNLDLTNTNKDSLTRASMMLLAGDSIYIPRVIAFVEVAGAVNNPQLINYDGHHFMYYINAAGGKTAKARLKGAYIKYPNGLNQPVKHFLLVFRNYPKVKPGSKIIVPEKEPSSKLWGLGVGDIAGIASALTALISLIAILKN from the coding sequence ATGCGCATTAAATACGTACTCTTTATTCTGCTTATTTTATTAACGGCTACATACCGGCAGGGTAATGCTCAGAGTCTTTCTCTCAGCAATATTCAAAATATCAAAATAAGCCAGCTCTCTGACGATCAGATAACACAGCTCTGGCAAAAAATACAGGATTCTGGTATATCTGAAGATCAGGCGTATAAACTGATGCTGCAAAAGGGACTGCCCGAAGACCAGGTACAAGCGCTTAAAGACAGGGTAACCCTGCTTGGTTTAAATAGCAAAAGCGGTGGAAAAAAGACGTACAATAAATCTGAGAAGGATAAAATAGATTTCTCGAGAGATAGTGACAATACGGTAATTAAACCGGTAGCGCCACCCGTACAGGCCGCACCTGCCCAGTTAAATGTTTACGGTATGGATTTCTTTACGCAAAACGCTGTTAAATTTGAGCCCAACAGTAACCTGGCAACGCCCAAAGGCTATGTAATAGGCCCCGGTGATGAGCTTATTGTTTTGATTACCGGTTTAAATGAAAGTAGCGTACGCAGTAAAGTAACCCCTGAAGGAAACCTGCAAATCCCTTATGCCGGTATTGTATACGTAAATGGTTTTACTATTGAACAGGCCACCAACCTTATCCGTGGTAAAATGACTAAAATTTACCCGGGTTTACGCAATGGCCAAACCCAGTTAAGCGTTAATTTGGGCAACACACGCAGTATTAAAATTACTATTGTAGGCGAGGTTAAAACGCCAGGCTCTTATACCATGTCATCGTTATCTACGTTGTATAATGCATTGTACAATTCGGGCGGGCCAACTCCAAATGGATCATTGCGCTATATCGAGCTGATAAGGAACAACAAAGTATATAAGACTGTTGATTTTTACAGCTTTTTACAGCACGCCCTGTTAGATGGCAATGTTCGGCTGGAAGATCAGGATGTGATTCGTGTCCCTGTATACAAAAAACATGTAGCTATACGCGGCGAAATAAAGCGCCCTGCTATTTATGAATTAAAAGAAGGCGAACAATTAGATGATCTTATTAAATATGCAGGTGGTTTTACAGATATAGCTTACCAAGGCATTGCCAAGATAGAGCAGATTAACGCCTTAGAGCGCGAAGTAAAAGACGTGCCAGCTAACCTTTTCGCCAACTTTACCCCTCGTAATGGCGATATGGTAACCATCGGCGCTATTACAAACCGATACGCAAACCGGGTTGTACTGGAGGGTGCGGTTTTCCGCCCGGGGCCTTATGAACTTACAGCAGGGCTAAGCCTCGGTTCATTATTAAAACTGGCACAAGGTTTAAAACCAGAAGCTTATACAGACCGTGGCTATATTAAGCGTACATTGCCAAACCTCGAGCGCCAGTTTATTTCTTTTAAACCGGCCGATATACTTGCCGGTAAAAATGATATCCCACTTTTACGCGAGGACACAATTACCATACAGGAAGAAAGTGTTTTTATATCACAGCAAGCTGTAACTGTAGCCGGGCACGTGCGTAATCCGTCAAAATTTATATATCGCAAGGGTATGAAACTTGCCGACGTAATTGCAATGGCTGGTGGTTTTGATGATCAGGCTGCCGAACATCATGTGGAAGTTTCGCGAATTATTAAAAACACACAGGATAGTGTATCCAACCAGGTTGCCAAAACTTTTACGGTTGATATGACCCAGGGTAGCAACAACGACCTGGACTTAGAGCCTCTTGATTATATTTATGTACAACGCCTGGTTAATTACAGATCGTTAGGTAATGTAAGTGTCCGTGGGGAAGTATTGTTTCCTGGTGATTACCCTGTACAACGCCGTGACGAGACTGCTCAGGACTTTTTACAGCGGGCAGGTGGCCTTACCCCTTATGGCTCGATACAAAATGCACAGGTATACCGTAAAGGCGTACGTGTAAACCTCGACCTTACCAATACCAATAAAGACTCATTAACCCGCGCCAGCATGATGCTCTTAGCGGGCGATAGCATTTATATCCCACGCGTAATTGCTTTTGTTGAAGTTGCAGGTGCGGTAAATAACCCTCAGTTAATTAACTATGATGGGCACCACTTTATGTATTACATTAATGCAGCAGGCGGTAAAACAGCAAAAGCCCGCCTTAAAGGGGCTTATATTAAGTATCCAAATGGTTTAAACCAACCGGTAAAACATTTCCTGCTTGTTTTTCGCAATTATCCCAAGGTTAAGCCAGGAAGCAAGATCATTGTACCCGAAAAAGAACCGTCGTCCAAATTATGGGGGCTTGGCGTTGGCGACATTGCTGGTATAGCATCGGCCCTAACAGCATTAATAAGTTTAATTGCCATTCTGAAGAATTAA
- a CDS encoding capsule assembly Wzi family protein, with the protein MILRKSALLLIILTIAKLTVSAQSIPVGSPALDDYFRRLQLLGQTDSSASFTSRPFFPSPRNKNVFYPDSTEKGYNKRDASTSWQNKDGFSGYLLPLGIQTQINSDHPYGWNDGAMIPAKGFQTLISAGVYAKYGILTIQFRPEFVYAANSFFDDFKSKTNAVIGARYYDVYNNIDLPARFGTGSYTKAFWGQSSIRLNYKAFSFGLSTENLWWGPGIRSSLLMSNDAPGFKHFTLNTTRPVKTAIGSFEGQFIIGQLENSGYEPLTPGLTYFNNPLYVPKPTDWRYITGFTVSWQPKWVPGLFLGMTRSAQSYSKDLGSLGSYLPFFSPFKSVSAAQPINQRDTRSSLFTRWVWPEEHAEIYFEYGIDNNTNTVRNALLQPNDGRAYVFGLRKLMPLNSDNGAGIMVSIEATQLGETNTNKILGLTEWYVNPYIRQGYTNMGQSLGAGIGPGANLQTLDVSWVKGLKRLGLQFERYLHNDDFYYYTFNDIQDWRRHWVDLSAGLNGEWNYDNFIFNAKLMGVYSLDYQWYLDSSKEVPGGTYYVPGATKFNLQVQAGLTYRF; encoded by the coding sequence ATGATATTGAGAAAATCTGCATTATTACTTATAATACTTACTATAGCAAAACTAACGGTTAGCGCCCAGTCTATACCGGTTGGTTCGCCTGCTCTTGACGATTATTTTCGCCGTTTACAATTGCTTGGCCAAACCGATTCTTCGGCATCTTTTACAAGCCGGCCGTTTTTTCCAAGTCCCAGAAACAAGAATGTATTTTATCCCGATTCTACAGAAAAAGGTTATAACAAACGCGATGCCTCAACCTCATGGCAAAATAAAGATGGTTTTAGCGGCTATTTATTACCGTTAGGTATTCAAACTCAAATTAACAGCGATCACCCTTATGGTTGGAATGATGGTGCCATGATTCCGGCTAAAGGTTTCCAAACCTTAATTAGCGCAGGTGTGTATGCGAAATATGGTATACTAACAATACAGTTTCGCCCCGAATTTGTATATGCTGCTAATAGCTTTTTTGATGATTTTAAATCTAAAACCAATGCCGTTATCGGAGCGCGGTATTACGATGTATATAACAATATTGATTTACCCGCAAGGTTTGGCACAGGCAGCTATACCAAGGCCTTTTGGGGGCAAAGCAGCATCAGGTTAAACTACAAAGCATTTTCATTTGGTTTGTCTACAGAAAACTTGTGGTGGGGGCCGGGAATCAGGAGTTCATTGTTAATGAGTAATGACGCGCCGGGTTTTAAGCACTTTACCTTAAATACCACACGGCCTGTAAAAACGGCGATAGGTTCGTTTGAAGGTCAATTTATTATTGGACAGTTAGAAAACTCGGGTTACGAGCCCCTAACACCAGGACTTACCTATTTCAATAATCCACTATATGTGCCTAAACCTACAGATTGGCGCTACATAACAGGTTTTACGGTATCATGGCAGCCTAAATGGGTTCCGGGCTTGTTTCTTGGTATGACACGTAGTGCTCAATCTTATAGCAAAGACCTGGGTAGTTTGGGAAGCTATTTGCCTTTCTTCTCCCCGTTTAAATCGGTATCTGCTGCCCAGCCAATAAACCAGCGCGATACGAGGAGCTCTCTGTTTACCCGTTGGGTTTGGCCCGAAGAACATGCAGAAATTTATTTTGAATACGGTATAGACAATAATACAAATACCGTTAGAAACGCTTTATTGCAACCTAATGACGGGCGTGCGTATGTGTTTGGGCTTAGAAAATTGATGCCGTTAAACAGCGACAATGGCGCAGGCATTATGGTTAGTATTGAGGCCACACAGTTAGGAGAAACCAACACCAATAAGATATTGGGACTTACAGAGTGGTATGTGAACCCATACATCAGGCAAGGATATACCAACATGGGGCAATCATTAGGTGCCGGTATTGGCCCGGGCGCCAACCTGCAAACTTTAGATGTAAGCTGGGTTAAAGGCTTAAAACGATTAGGGCTTCAGTTTGAAAGATATTTGCACAATGATGATTTCTACTATTATACCTTTAACGACATACAAGACTGGAGACGCCATTGGGTTGACCTAAGTGCTGGACTAAATGGAGAATGGAATTATGACAATTTTATATTTAATGCCAAATTAATGGGGGTATACTCATTAGACTACCAATGGTATCTTGATTCATCAAAAGAAGTACCAGGCGGAACATATTATGTACCCGGAGCTACCAAATTTAATTTACAGGTACAGGCAGGTTTAACTTATAGATTTTAA
- a CDS encoding MraY family glycosyltransferase, with protein sequence MQVYFIIIAIVILLGIELLYFKIADHYNIIDKPNHRSSHANVTIRGGGIIFALALLIYPIYGGLIYPWFLAGLLTISFISFIDDTRPLSSKLRILFHLAAVTLLFIQLGLFTLPFYWIILALIFVIGTINAINFMDGINGITGAYGLVTLASLYYINSTITFTDPVFLLVAILSVLVFNFFNFRKKAKCFAGDVGSVSLAFIIVFFILQLVLQTQNLAYILLLLVYGLDACTTIIFRLIRKENILEAHRSHFYQFWANEKKVPHLIVSGIYGLSQLLINIAILSFNLHSLVITGLVIATGAILFVITRWYTEGRKRLTGNF encoded by the coding sequence ATGCAAGTCTACTTTATAATTATTGCTATAGTAATATTGCTTGGTATAGAATTACTATACTTTAAAATTGCAGATCATTATAACATCATAGATAAGCCAAATCATCGCAGTTCGCACGCAAATGTGACCATTAGGGGCGGTGGGATTATTTTTGCCCTGGCGCTGTTGATATACCCCATATATGGAGGGCTTATTTATCCGTGGTTTTTAGCCGGTTTATTGACCATTAGTTTCATCAGTTTTATTGATGATACCAGGCCATTGAGCAGTAAGCTGCGTATTTTATTTCATCTGGCAGCGGTAACATTATTATTTATCCAGCTTGGCTTGTTTACGCTTCCCTTTTATTGGATTATACTGGCCCTGATTTTTGTGATAGGCACCATTAACGCCATAAATTTTATGGATGGCATTAACGGAATAACAGGAGCTTATGGCCTGGTAACCTTAGCTTCGCTATATTACATTAACTCAACTATTACCTTTACAGATCCGGTTTTTTTACTTGTTGCTATCCTATCAGTTCTGGTATTTAATTTTTTTAATTTCAGAAAAAAGGCTAAGTGCTTTGCCGGCGATGTTGGCAGCGTGAGCCTCGCATTTATTATTGTTTTTTTTATACTGCAGCTTGTGTTGCAAACACAAAACCTTGCTTATATTTTATTGCTTTTAGTGTACGGTTTAGATGCATGTACCACAATAATTTTCAGGCTTATCAGAAAAGAAAATATTTTAGAAGCCCATCGCAGTCATTTTTACCAATTTTGGGCTAATGAAAAAAAAGTACCTCATTTAATTGTATCAGGCATATACGGCTTAAGCCAATTATTAATTAATATTGCAATATTGTCTTTTAACCTCCATTCATTAGTTATAACAGGCTTAGTTATAGCAACAGGTGCAATACTTTTTGTTATAACGAGGTGGTATACCGAGGGAAGAAAGCGGTTAACAGGAAACTTTTAA
- a CDS encoding DegT/DnrJ/EryC1/StrS family aminotransferase: MDKKIPINKPSITALEISYVNDAVTNGWGEKCYDYIYKFQNDFARYQDSKFALATSSCTGAIHLALMALGVKANDEVIVPDITWIASVEPVLYIGAKPVFVDVLADTWCIDPVKIEEAITPNTKAIIVVHLYGNLCDMDAIMDIAKRHNLVVIEDAAEGLGSEYKGRKAGSIGDAGVFSFHGTKTMTTGEGGIMVTNREDAFEKAKVLNDHGRNPKDPENKMFWMRDYGYKYKMSNLQAALGCAQMERMEELVAKKREIFNWYRQLLVNIPGTLNPELAGTKNSYWLPTVVFNKNINFDRDAFFDLMKKNGIDSRPFFFPLTSLPMFDEKKENVVAYDIYDRAVNLPSFHDLTYQEAEKICSLINSFING, encoded by the coding sequence ATGGATAAAAAAATACCTATTAATAAGCCAAGCATTACTGCTTTAGAAATAAGCTATGTAAATGATGCAGTTACCAATGGCTGGGGCGAAAAATGCTATGATTATATCTATAAATTTCAGAATGATTTTGCCAGATATCAGGATAGTAAGTTTGCCTTAGCTACATCATCGTGTACAGGGGCAATCCATTTAGCGCTGATGGCCTTAGGCGTAAAGGCTAATGATGAGGTGATCGTCCCTGATATTACATGGATTGCATCTGTAGAGCCGGTGTTATATATTGGTGCAAAGCCTGTATTTGTTGATGTTTTGGCAGATACCTGGTGCATTGATCCTGTAAAGATCGAAGAGGCCATCACTCCAAATACCAAGGCAATCATTGTAGTACATTTATATGGCAATTTATGCGATATGGATGCAATAATGGATATTGCTAAGAGGCACAATCTGGTTGTGATAGAAGATGCCGCCGAGGGCTTAGGATCAGAATACAAAGGCAGAAAAGCCGGGAGTATTGGTGATGCGGGTGTGTTTTCTTTCCATGGTACAAAAACTATGACTACAGGCGAGGGAGGCATCATGGTAACTAACAGAGAAGATGCCTTTGAGAAAGCAAAAGTACTTAATGACCATGGCCGAAACCCTAAAGATCCTGAAAATAAAATGTTTTGGATGAGGGATTACGGATATAAATATAAGATGTCAAATTTGCAGGCTGCTTTAGGTTGTGCGCAAATGGAGCGGATGGAAGAACTCGTTGCTAAGAAACGGGAGATATTTAACTGGTACCGGCAATTGTTGGTAAATATCCCGGGCACACTTAACCCCGAATTGGCAGGCACTAAAAATAGCTATTGGTTACCTACAGTTGTTTTTAATAAAAATATCAACTTTGATAGAGATGCCTTTTTTGATTTAATGAAAAAGAATGGGATTGACAGCCGGCCTTTCTTTTTCCCGTTAACATCATTGCCTATGTTTGATGAGAAAAAAGAAAATGTTGTTGCGTACGATATTTATGACAGAGCGGTAAATTTACCCAGCTTTCATGATCTTACCTATCAGGAAGCAGAAAAAATCTGTAGTTTAATAAATAGTTTTATAAATGGATAA
- the rfbC gene encoding dTDP-4-dehydrorhamnose 3,5-epimerase, with protein sequence MIFTENPLPGSYVITPTPFTDERGWFARTYCEAEFEKIGHHKSWKQMNHSFTKQKGTIRGMHYQLPPYGEIKLVRCVHGAVYDVIVDIRQNSPTFLQWFGTTLSAGNKNMMYIPVGFAHGFQTLEDDCELIYQHSEFYVPNSEAGIRYNDDLVKIEWPLDVLSISDRDLNHPPLNLNFKGI encoded by the coding sequence ATGATCTTTACAGAAAACCCACTACCAGGCAGTTATGTGATAACACCTACACCTTTTACAGATGAGCGTGGTTGGTTTGCCCGCACCTATTGTGAGGCTGAATTTGAAAAAATAGGTCATCATAAATCGTGGAAGCAAATGAACCATTCTTTCACGAAACAAAAAGGAACGATACGGGGTATGCATTATCAGTTACCGCCATACGGCGAAATTAAATTAGTGAGATGTGTACATGGGGCTGTTTATGATGTAATAGTTGATATCAGGCAAAATTCACCAACATTTTTGCAGTGGTTTGGCACCACGCTATCAGCAGGGAATAAAAACATGATGTATATACCGGTTGGGTTTGCACATGGTTTCCAAACGCTCGAAGACGACTGTGAGCTTATTTACCAGCACAGCGAATTTTATGTACCAAATTCTGAAGCCGGTATAAGATATAATGATGACCTGGTGAAAATAGAATGGCCCTTAGATGTGTTGAGTATATCTGACAGAGATTTGAACCACCCGCCACTAAACCTAAATTTTAAAGGAATTTAA
- a CDS encoding class I SAM-dependent methyltransferase: MQCRFCKTELENEFIDLINSPASNSFLSKEELNQPETYFPLKVYTCHKCFLVQVDEYKKSDAIFDSNYVYFSSYSTSWLAHAKRYTEMMTERFGYNEDSLVVEIASNDGYLLQYFHQKNIPVLGIEPTANTAAAAKEKGVESIVDFFSVALARELEKDGKKADLILGNNVLAHVPDILDFVGGIKIALKSDGVVTMEFPHLVQLIDNNQFDTIYHEHFSYLSFYTVKQIFESQGLQMFDVEEIPTHGGSLRIYAKHAGDTTKGISPNVAALLDKEIKRGINDLTYYSNFQQKAFNIKLDTVNFLIAQKKAKKKVAAYGAAAKGNTLLNYCGVKSDLIDFVVDANPHKQNKFMPASHIPVMNEQYLKDAKPDFVIILPWNLKDEIVEQLAYIKEWGGQFVIAIPALKIL, encoded by the coding sequence ATGCAATGCAGATTTTGTAAAACAGAATTAGAGAATGAGTTTATTGATTTAATAAACTCGCCTGCTTCTAATTCCTTTTTATCTAAAGAAGAATTAAATCAGCCAGAAACATACTTCCCGCTTAAAGTATATACCTGCCATAAATGCTTTTTAGTACAGGTGGATGAGTATAAAAAATCGGATGCTATTTTTGATAGTAATTACGTTTATTTTTCGTCGTACAGTACCAGTTGGTTAGCACATGCCAAACGTTATACAGAAATGATGACGGAAAGATTCGGCTATAATGAAGATTCTTTGGTTGTCGAAATCGCATCAAATGATGGATATCTTTTACAATACTTTCATCAAAAAAATATCCCGGTATTAGGTATCGAACCTACTGCAAATACAGCCGCAGCGGCTAAAGAAAAAGGTGTAGAATCAATAGTCGACTTTTTTAGTGTAGCGCTGGCACGTGAGTTAGAAAAGGATGGTAAAAAAGCCGATTTAATACTGGGAAACAATGTACTGGCCCATGTACCCGATATCCTGGATTTTGTAGGCGGAATTAAAATAGCGTTGAAAAGCGATGGTGTTGTAACCATGGAGTTTCCGCATTTGGTACAACTGATTGATAATAATCAATTTGATACAATTTATCATGAGCATTTCTCTTATCTGTCGTTTTACACGGTAAAGCAAATATTTGAGTCGCAGGGCTTACAAATGTTTGATGTGGAAGAAATACCAACCCATGGAGGTTCCTTGCGTATTTATGCCAAACATGCAGGCGATACCACTAAAGGTATTTCGCCCAATGTAGCTGCACTTTTAGATAAGGAAATAAAAAGAGGTATCAACGATTTAACATACTACAGCAATTTTCAACAAAAGGCATTTAATATAAAACTTGATACTGTTAATTTTTTAATAGCACAAAAAAAGGCAAAAAAGAAAGTAGCGGCTTACGGGGCAGCGGCCAAAGGGAATACATTACTTAATTATTGTGGTGTTAAAAGTGATTTGATTGACTTTGTTGTTGATGCCAACCCACATAAGCAAAACAAATTTATGCCAGCAAGCCATATCCCGGTAATGAATGAGCAATATCTGAAAGATGCCAAACCTGATTTTGTGATTATATTACCCTGGAATTTGAAAGACGAAATAGTAGAGCAACTTGCCTATATTAAAGAGTGGGGCGGCCAATTTGTTATTGCTATACCCGCTTTAAAAATATTATAG
- a CDS encoding acetyltransferase encodes MDKIVIWGASGQAIVLEELLAATPVKITAFFENNEAIQSPIETIPIYYFEAGFERWLSSIEEPSKYFYSVAIGGNNGNVRAKIGEMFKKAGLKPYTAIHHTAFVAGNSVIGEGAQILANSNVCARAKIGKYCILNTASSVDHECIIGDNVHIGPGAKLAGCITVGDNSFIGTNATVLPRIIIGKNVIIGAGAVVTKNVADDAVIVGNPGRQLIK; translated from the coding sequence ATGGATAAAATAGTGATTTGGGGAGCATCAGGGCAGGCAATTGTTTTAGAAGAACTTTTGGCCGCTACCCCTGTAAAGATCACTGCTTTTTTTGAAAACAATGAAGCTATACAATCTCCTATAGAAACAATACCTATTTATTATTTTGAGGCAGGTTTTGAACGCTGGCTCTCTTCAATAGAAGAACCGTCTAAATATTTCTATTCAGTTGCCATTGGCGGCAATAATGGAAATGTACGTGCTAAAATAGGTGAAATGTTTAAAAAGGCAGGCTTAAAACCATATACAGCTATTCATCACACAGCGTTTGTTGCCGGTAATTCTGTTATCGGCGAGGGTGCGCAAATTTTGGCAAACAGCAATGTTTGTGCCCGTGCTAAAATAGGTAAGTATTGTATTTTAAATACCGCATCAAGTGTGGATCATGAATGTATTATTGGTGATAACGTTCATATAGGGCCGGGAGCTAAACTGGCAGGTTGTATCACCGTGGGCGACAATTCATTTATTGGTACAAATGCTACCGTGCTGCCACGTATTATTATAGGGAAAAATGTAATAATAGGGGCCGGGGCGGTGGTTACAAAAAATGTTGCAGATGATGCGGTTATAGTTGGTAACCCGGGACGGCAATTAATAAAATAA
- a CDS encoding capsule assembly Wzi family protein: MKRIFLTISIALAFGLSSNLIFAQTIPVGTPVLEDYYRRLQLNGGLDSTVSFSVRPLYPAKATKVHNVYDPDSTQQKDSWFKPTGPVSFAKGYGAFQILPLTMIQQYNSNHPYGWNDGLMIPAKGYQTMISGGFFFKIGPLSIQFRPEYVYAANPIFAGFASGHGDVDLTSYYNYHNHIDQPERFGNGTYTKASLGQSSIRLTFGPASIGLSNENLWWGPGIENALVMTNNAPGFKHLTLNTVRPIHTFIGSFEGQIIAARLDATGQSNLTVTTTSTGTNLYQPKLNDWRYYTGFNLSYQPRWVPGLFLGWIRTFNAYHSDIHGFSNYFPFLTPFQKADTHNADGDGFDRDQITSFYARWLFIKAKAEIYFEYGLNDNSYNYADFLGSPEHSRAYIFGLRKLIPLASHKDQGILFGAEIDQLSQSSDRIVRQASGWYIHSGVNDGQTNEGQILGAGTGSGGNLQTVNVSWVSGLKKLGVIFQRYEHDTDFAQIAFPDINGNSRNWVDFALGLQGDWGYKNLLFNAKLQGVKSLNYEWILKDYNPNNTYYIPHNDVFNLYAQLGVTFRF; this comes from the coding sequence ATGAAGAGAATCTTTTTAACCATAAGTATAGCCCTTGCCTTTGGTTTATCATCAAATTTGATATTTGCGCAAACCATACCTGTAGGCACACCCGTACTGGAAGATTATTATAGGAGGTTACAACTAAACGGCGGGTTAGATTCTACGGTATCATTTTCCGTTAGGCCGCTGTATCCGGCAAAAGCTACCAAAGTACATAATGTGTATGATCCCGATAGTACACAGCAAAAAGATAGCTGGTTTAAACCAACCGGCCCTGTCTCGTTTGCCAAAGGATATGGGGCATTCCAGATATTGCCGTTAACAATGATACAACAATATAATTCTAATCACCCCTATGGTTGGAATGATGGTTTAATGATACCCGCAAAGGGGTATCAAACTATGATTAGCGGCGGTTTCTTTTTTAAGATTGGCCCGTTGAGCATACAATTTAGACCAGAGTATGTATATGCAGCCAATCCGATTTTTGCCGGTTTTGCTTCAGGACATGGTGACGTAGACCTTACGAGTTATTATAATTATCATAACCATATAGATCAACCGGAAAGATTTGGTAACGGAACATATACCAAAGCATCATTAGGGCAAAGCAGTATACGTTTAACTTTTGGGCCGGCTTCGATAGGCTTATCAAATGAAAATCTTTGGTGGGGGCCAGGTATTGAAAACGCACTGGTTATGACTAATAATGCGCCGGGTTTTAAACATTTAACATTAAATACAGTTAGGCCTATACATACTTTTATTGGTTCATTCGAAGGGCAAATCATCGCTGCACGCTTAGATGCAACAGGACAATCAAATTTGACTGTTACAACAACATCGACCGGTACAAATTTATATCAGCCTAAACTGAACGACTGGCGTTATTATACAGGCTTTAATTTGAGTTATCAACCCCGATGGGTACCCGGATTGTTTTTAGGTTGGATAAGGACATTTAATGCCTATCATAGTGATATTCATGGTTTTAGCAATTATTTCCCATTTTTAACCCCGTTTCAGAAAGCTGATACCCACAACGCAGATGGAGATGGGTTTGATCGCGATCAAATTACTTCATTTTATGCTCGTTGGTTATTTATTAAAGCCAAAGCAGAAATCTATTTTGAATATGGCCTTAATGATAATTCTTACAATTATGCAGACTTTCTTGGTTCGCCCGAACACTCAAGAGCTTATATCTTTGGCCTGAGAAAATTAATTCCTTTGGCGTCGCATAAAGATCAGGGTATATTATTTGGCGCTGAGATTGATCAGTTATCGCAAAGTTCAGATCGCATTGTAAGGCAAGCTTCTGGTTGGTATATACATTCTGGTGTAAATGATGGACAGACTAATGAAGGGCAGATATTAGGAGCCGGTACCGGATCTGGAGGGAATTTGCAAACAGTAAATGTGAGTTGGGTGTCGGGTTTGAAGAAATTGGGTGTTATCTTTCAACGATATGAGCATGATACTGATTTTGCTCAGATTGCTTTCCCTGATATTAATGGCAACAGCAGAAACTGGGTTGATTTTGCTTTAGGATTGCAAGGCGATTGGGGTTATAAAAACCTATTGTTTAATGCCAAATTGCAAGGCGTAAAATCATTAAACTACGAATGGATTTTGAAAGATTATAATCCTAACAATACCTATTACATCCCGCATAATGATGTATTTAACTTATATGCCCAATTGGGGGTAACTTTTAGATTTTAA